The nucleotide window TTTATAATTCAGCCTTAATAACCACTTTGAAAAATGTTTTCATGTGTAACCCCTGATCCTTTTTGGAATTataggatagatacagtagatatcttATTGTAAAACCAATGACTGTATAGCACAACTCCAGCTGAAGGTAAATAGTCACTTCTCCTCCAGTAACACTTGCACATGTAACTGCTTCCAGCTGCAGTCCTATATTGGACCTCAGCAACCTAGTGTTGGATTTGTATGTTAGATCTGTAACTGTCTATAACATACTGTGCTGTTGACCAACACATCTGACCTTTTTTTAAACTGTAACCTACTATGTGTGGCAAatgcctctggcagtgaaagggttaaaccaaTATCTGCCATTTTAACTTTCCTTGTAAATGGACTTCATGTTTTCTAAGGTGTTAATATCCCTCCTGGGGACAAATTTCTGGCTTGTGATCCTTCTggagatgggggagtgtacctgagacaggtacaaaaggtcccttatattggcgcacagcagacccttataatatactatggtcaggggtgaatgaaatgtacaaagcacaagataaaataaaaaaaatttattaaatattttacaatgttgtgtggtgtaattcacttagataaaaatagactggataagtctatactactactgggtatccctagtcggtgccagtgtgggatagtgatctcatgccaaatggctcaaaataggaggtgtttgagacagagtgtgagagatcaCTGCATGCAAATGTTTACTGATACTCAGCCAAATCTTAATAGTGTGTGTAGCAAGTCTAGGTTGTATGGTAGCTGCCTGCACTGATGTAATGTGCTGATATGAAAAGGCTAAAATTCAAAACTAAACAGAAGAattggcattgaaaaacgggacaggttttttcctattgatttggcattgaaaaacgggacaggttttttcctattgtaatTGTAGAGTCACCCTGTATATCAGATGGAAGATCCAGCTGGTGTATGTATCATGATTCTATTAGGTCAAATCACCATATAGAGATGTGGTCTTATACAGGTATACGTGCACCCTGTCTCAGCTACAGTTCTAACCCTTTGTAACTGAGGGAATCATTGCCAGTGCATTGGGGtgcaccccggaagaagtcgcaagcagcgacgaaacatgctgcatgtcgggtctttgccgacaCACCACTACTTTTGTATTACCTAACAGTACTGCTGAAATGTTTAGTGCTTCTCATGGCATCTTTACTTGATATCTAGATCGTGCACTCCTTGATACACCCACTTAAAGAGGTGTCCAGCACTGCTACAACTTTGACAGTGCTCCCTGTGCTCACCCACAAACTATATTTAACATATGCGAGCTGGCAATGATTCCCTCAGTTACAAAGGGTTAGAACTGTAGCTGAGACAGGGTGCACGTATACCTGTATAAGACCACATCTCTATATGGTGATTTGACCTAATAGAATCATGATACATACACCAGCTGGATCTTCCATCTGATATACAGGGTGATTCTACAattacaataggaaaaaacctgtcccgtttttcaatgccaaatcaataggaaaaaacctgtcccgtttttcaatgccaatTCTTCTGTTTAGTTTTGGATTTTAGCCTTTTCATATCAGCACATTACATCAGTGCAGGCAGCTACCATACAACCTAGACTTGCTACACACACTATTAAGATTTGGCTGAGTATCagtaaacatttgtatgcattgatctttcacacactgcctcaaacacttcctattttgagccatttggcatgagatcactatcccacactggcaccgactagggatacccagtagtagtatagacttatccagtctatttttatctaagtgaattacaccacacaacattgtaaaatatttaataaactttttttattttatcttgtgctttgtacatttcattcacccctgaccatagtatattataagggtctgctgtgcgccaatataagggaccttttgtacctgtctcaggtacactcccccatctccatcacaacactcccttggcagcacgctACTCCATCTAGGGGTTTGAGCGAGGTCTCTTTCCATAGTATTGTGATCCTTCTGGCAAGAGGATTCTTGTTGAATAACTAGCAGCTGTATCTCCTAAACATTCACGCCTGATCTGTTTACTAGCGACCATTTGTTTTCTTGCCTTTGCTGCGAGAAAGCTGGAGTGTCCTTGTCCTGAATGCACTGGCCGCCTGAATTGGGACGCCATGCCTCATCCTATCGCTATCTAAAAAAACCTATATTGTAATCTCGTGGGTCAGGAGTCAGCTGTGTTCTGCTAAGCAAACGCTTCAATGCCTAGTGCTAAAACTGGGTGTTAATATCTTTATTTTAATGCATAGGCCTAGTCCCTAAACGCTGATTTAACTTCAGTTAATATTACTTATTTTTAGAGTGCATTTTTAACTCAAACGTCGCTTAATTTGGTAACTTTCATCTTTAAAAatcttgtttatttttaataaactgtTTGCCACTGTTATATTGAACACTCACTTaagtatatgtattctgtaataGGATGTAAAATGTTCTGCCAAAGGGTTAACCGCACAAAACAGCAATGCCCATTCAAACTTACTAGATCCCAGCATTGCATCAGAAACTCCTTGTTACTACAGCAATATTGTTTGGCTGCAGAAAAGCCACTTTAACCATTTCTAATCATTTTTAGTGGCATCTTGTGGCCTGCCTGAGCCTGCCCTGTATGCCAATGTAATCTATATCTGCCCAGCGGGAATGTTATTATTCTCTTATGTAATGGAAGTTAGGACTGGTCTGGGGTTACGTGTGGCGGGAGGGGAGAAGCTTATCGCACTCTGTTACTAAAACCcaaatttaaataaaacattggAAATGGTTAAATATGTGCAGGACTTTATGCCACATTCATAACAAAGGGTTAATAATGAAATGTTGGTATCTAGATATGCCAGAtatttatatgtaaaaaaaaatgtggggggatGAGTTGCCTTTTAATACACATCCAAAAGCTTTCCCGTGCTgggttatttaaaataaaaaataaataagtccCTGTTTTGTACAGGGTGAGCTGCACCTTCTATGGAACAAGATAATAGATACCCCTTTGCCTGaagtttgtttatttataaaatattttaccaggaactaatacagtgagagttacctctcgttttcaagtatgtcctgggcacagagttaagacaaataatacatgtttacaaatagttacataaaggAGCAgggtacagtatacattatatacaagacattgcatgcacagttaaagaaaatatatatattatgggcgtatgaaacagttacagaccagattaaaatgtgagacagccttagatttgaaagaacttggactggtggtggatgtgagagtctctggtaggttgttccagttttggggtgcacggtaagaggaggaacggccggatactttgttgagccttgggaccatgaacagtcttttggagtctgatctcagatgataggtgctgcatgtggtaggggtgaggagcttgttcaggtagctgggtagcttgcccataaagaatttgaaggcaagacaggaaaggtgaactttgcgcctagactcgagtgatgaccaatctagttctttgagcatttcacagtgatgtgatatagttgcattggagaacaaaacgacaaattgaattgtagagggtgtcaagtttgctaagttgggtttgaggtgctgagccgtatactacgtctccatagtcaataattggcattagcatctgctgtgcgatacgttttctgaccaggagacttagggaggatttgttcctctaaagtacccctagtttggcataggtcttggttgtcagggtatcaatgtgcattccgaatgttaagtgggagtcaaaccatatgcctaggtatttaaaactagtgacaggggttagggtggtgttagtgttggttctgatctggagcttagtcgctggaagctttaaaagtttagtcttggtcccaaataccattgttacagtcttgtcagtgtttaaaaacagtttgttttgagaaatccagttttcgagtctgaaaaagtcagactgaagtatgtgttgaaggtcagagaggctatggctgtgtgcatataggaggattgtgtcgtctgcatacatgtgtattgaagttaCCAATGGATTGCAAAGTAATTCCTTTAAACCAAGTGGCTAACGCACGACATATGCAAATATTAAGCCTTTAGTAGACCAAGTGTCTCCCTAAGCCTGGGATAAGCATGATTAGTTGGCTACTTGTGCTACTAAGGGTTTAAGTTCTACATTAATCTAATTGTGTATTATCCCCTATTTTCGGCTATCTTCTCTTGCCAATGTACACAGTGGCCATTCTGTTAATGTGGTATGGGCCAAACGGCAGCCTAGGGTAGGGCATCAAcatgtgcttttatttattaaggtTTTGTGGGGACCTTCTAAATAGACTGTTTTTCTGTCATACTTtacaacaggcctgcacaactccagtccgagggccgcaaacaggccaggttttcagaatagCCCCACTTCAGCGCAGCTGGCTCAGtatgattgagccagctgtgctgacatagggatatcctgaaaacctggcctgtttgcggccctcagactggagttgtgcaggcctgctttacaaCATGGTTTACCAATTAGGTGCTAATTGCTGAAGAATTCACCTTGTAAAACAGAGCCGTGGTGTCTTGGTTACGGATCTGACCTTTATTTACGTTCTACATATCCACTTTCATTTGTATAGATTTTATTCTTTTAAACAAAGATTTATACTAGTTCATGTTGCTTATGATTGTTTTTGAACTCTCTTGAATTCCCCTTATTTTTTAGATTGGATACTTGCAGTTATGTTTGACTCTAACATTCCCAGCACATCTTACATGCCACCGACCTGTTCGAGTCCTCCGCCCTACCAGTCTAAAGGTATCTTCCATTCGCTGATGACATTATTGCAGTGGGCATAGCCGATATGCAGGCGTTTCTTGGCTACGAGGAAAGGAAGTGGCCTGTCCCGATTTTAAAGAAGTTGCAGCATGCTAAATGCCAGTGTACTACAGTAGCTCCATGTCCTCCGCTTCCGTTCAAGTCAGGTGCTGGGGAAATCATGGGCCACCCGTGTCACCAGTTCCTGAAGAAGAAGGCACAATGTTTATAAGCACAGCTTGCATTaaatgtgctgctgctgctgcttccgaTGTTAATTGTTCATCCATCAAGCACCACTCAGAAGAAAGGAGCCCTCCTACAGCAACCTcattttttcaatgtagccacatgGGTGGTGAATATTGCCACCCCATGTAAAAACTGAcgtttgcaccatttcatattctatttcgtaaaacatTCTGGGAGAGGTTTGGGGATTGAGCGCCTCCCAGcatttttacgaaatagaatatgacacggtgcaaattggtgcatgcgtGGAGTGACGTGTAGAAACAAATGTCATAACGGTCAGATCATTTCTAAATAACATGCCAGCAGTTGCTGTACCAACTTTACAATTCCTAACTTACACCTCCATCTTTTCTCAAATTGTAGAATTATTTTTAAACGGAAAAATACTCTAATCAGAATCTCCCTCCCCTTTTGTCCTGCCTCTGCTGCTTTGAAACCTAATAATTTGGCCAACATCCTGTTCCCATAAGCGTGACTATTTAATAGACCTTGCGTTACTGTAGGGTTAATTCTTAGCACTGTTTTAAAGATATGCTGTATTTTTTTGGTATTGCTATACCTGCCCAGTCATATTCTCACTGCCTTAAAAGCTTTTCTTGGTAAGCCCAAAATATTGTACCCTCTACACATCACTTAGACTTTGCTGCCAGAGTCCCTGCAAGTATTACTAACGCTAAGAGTGCAGTACCTGCAAGTATTACCAACGCTAAGAGTGCAGTACCTGCAAGTATTACTAACGCTAAGAGTGCAGTACCTGCAAGTATTACTAACGCTAAGAGTGCAGTACCTGCAAGTATTACTAACGCTAAGAGTGCAGTACCTGCAAGTATTACCAACGCTAAGAGTGCAGTACCTGCAAGTATTACCAACGCTAAGAGTGCAGTACCTGCAAGTATTACTAACGCTAAGAGTGCAGTACCTGCAAGTATTACCAACGCTAAGAGTGCAGTACCTGCAAGTATTACCAACGCTAAGAGTGCAGTACCTGCAAGTATTACCAACGCTAAGAGTGCAGTACCTGCAAGTATTACCAACGCTAAGAGTGCAGTACCTGCAAGTATTACCAACGCTAAGAGTGCAGTACCTGCAAGTATTACCAACGCTAAGAGTGCAGTACCTGCAAGTATTACCAACGCTAAGAGTGCAGTACCTGCAAGTATTACCAACGCTAAGAGTGCAGTCCCTGCAAGTATTACTAACGCTAAGAGTGCAGATCTTTATCTGACTTTCTGCTTCCACATCAGGCGACATTCTCCCAGAATAGAATGCTGAAGACCAGCGCAAtccttttatttaaatgtaggcttaaaatatttttCAAAAAAAATAACTTTCCATTTGAAGGTGCATTAAACATTGCATGAAACCAAAAAAAGTCATTAATAAAGTTGCTTTAAATGTTCACCTAATTTATTAAACATTGGTGTAGGACTGAAGGAGTTGGGTGAAATGTCGAATCGATTTTGATGCTTTGATTTTATAGTAGAATACACGCTTGTTTCAATTGCTTTTAGTACAATTTTTCTGACTCTGCAGCTCCTGAGAATCTGTCCGCACCACAGTTCTGCATGCAGCCAGTGCCCATTATATCTCAGCCACTAGGTGAGTACCACGGTATGCACTTTGTGCACAAGCTCTGCCATATTGTAGTGTATAGCAGACATTGCCTTGTCCATTGGAAGACCTGGAGATGTACAGATTTACTGTTTGTTgtatttattgaagtgaaacttctttagtggcacctagtcaattttgatggaacaaatctccttcatggagatgaaAATGTGATACGGaaatgacgtcacgtaatggccgcAGCTCCTAACGGCTGCCGCTCtccccacacgcccgctgacatATGCCACGCATGCACAGTAGTGATGATgccacgcatgcacagaagcggctggcagcggcaccgttctccccctccccccccacacgtgCCGCACAgccgtgtccgcagctctgccggggGGAAAGTGGGGGCTGCTCCAGCCATGTACCTTCACGGGGGGCTGctcaggagactcagacagagaccCCAGTGTCTGCAGCTCCACCAGGGGAAGtcaggaggtgggggagggggaggtatagggggggggcaggacacagagacacacaacacacagagaaacacacacggACACAAGGAATTCAGTGACTATAAATAAAGATGTGCAAATAGCAAAAGCACgcggtcaaacttctttgtgttttggaactgagattgtgttttgattattaaaaacatcaccatcacaaatacaatttctgtgacaaaagacaagtttcacttaaaatgcgcgtgctcggcacactttatttatttattttttgttacgAGTCTCCTCCTTTtatgtactgtacaggcataccccagtttaaggacactcactttaagtacactcgcgagtaagtacatatcgctcaataggaaaacggcagctcgcgcatgcgcctgtcagcacgtcctgaacagcaataccggctccctacctgcaccaaagctgtgcgcaagcggggagactatagagactgttacaaatgcgttatttacatcagttatgcgcgtatatgatgattgcagtacagtacatgcatcgataagtggagaaaggcagtgcttcactttaagtacattttcactttacatacatgctccggtcccattgcgtacgttaatgcggggtatgcctgtatactgctcTTGATGCAGGCAAATTGTCCTTGACTTCAGTCATCATAGGATCCACATAGCAACATCAACACTGAGTAAATGCAGCACTTCCGGTGTCAGACATTATTCGTAATTGAGTCTCACATCTTCTAGGAGGGAGGGCAAGCACAAATGATGCCAAGTATACTTTAGAAACTTCTTGTAAGCAATTCCTATAGTAGGACTATATCAGCAGTAATACAATACACAAGTTGTCACATGTCTTACATATTTTGGATCCGAAGAGGTCCAATGCCCCTGAATTATTGTATGAATTAAACATATCTTCCAGCCCCCTCCCTTTGTTATTGCATAGTTATATCAGAGATACCAGACTCCACTCAGCCCAGAGTACTCTACCAGCAGCAAGCGCCAGTCTGTACGGTGGAAATTGCGGCACAACCAGCTGGTAAGTGTTTGTACGGTACATGGTGATTTCTTACTAAACTATGCCTCTCATGACCTACAGCTATTCTCTtgcccacccccccccatatTTGCCTAACCCATTATTAACTTTATCCCTCTTTTTTTAGTTTAAGATCCTCCTCCTCCACACTGAATATTAACCTTCagtgaggtgcaatccatccctactaCCCAGATGGCCACtctgctctaaaaacccaaacccctcatTCCTACACCATGTTTGAATGATGAACCTTGCTGTCCTTTTCTGTGATTTCTCCCAAAACGCTCTACAAACACACATCAATATAATTTTGTTATGGGCTATGACACATGCAGTATGGGTAGCAGTTTTGCAGCAATGAAAATAAAATTACAAATGGTGTTTTTTAGACTATTTGCCTTTGGGTGGTATTGCCAGTTCCCTACAAGCACAAATTCAATTAAACGAAAGATTAGAGATGAGTAGTTTTTACATTTATCAATATACACTAGTTTATTGCACAAAGTAAACATTTAATATTTTTGCTATAGCCAATGTGTTGTCCCTCAACTCTGTTTTTTTGTCTTGCAGCAAGTTCTGCTCCCACTGGCGTAGCAATGCAGCTGGGTGATCAAGCTGGAGTCACGAAATGTCCTTTTTGTCATGAGAATATAGTAACCAGGGTTACCTACCATTGTGGACTTCTGACCTGGCTTTTGTGTATTGGCTTGATGTGGTTTGGGTGGGTACTTATTTAGTCTTGCGGTATGGAAAGACGGACCTGATGAAGTCACAAACCATTCTAACTGTATGTTCTGTTCATGGTGGTGATACTAGTGGGTACTGTAGCTCTGCCCCTTTTTAGCCCGAGTTGGATGTCTGCAGAGCCATATGAGGCCATGATTTATAGTGGCAGCGACAGCATACAGACAACAGACTTCTTCTCTGAGACCATCCACAGTGCACTTTTTTTCTCAAGGACAaactcattattattatatatttttttttttttgtcgcttCGGGGGTCACACG belongs to Ascaphus truei isolate aAscTru1 chromosome 11, aAscTru1.hap1, whole genome shotgun sequence and includes:
- the LOC142463067 gene encoding lipopolysaccharide-induced tumor necrosis factor-alpha factor homolog isoform X1 produces the protein MPPTCSSPPPYQSKAPENLSAPQFCMQPVPIISQPLAPSLCYCIVISEIPDSTQPRVLYQQQAPVCTVEIAAQPAASSAPTGVAMQLGDQAGVTKCPFCHENIVTRVTYHCGLLTWLLCIGLMWFGCVLGCCFIPFCVRRTKNVNHFCPRCNCHIFRHDRL
- the LOC142463067 gene encoding lipopolysaccharide-induced tumor necrosis factor-alpha factor homolog isoform X2, with the translated sequence MPPTCSSPPPYQSKAPENLSAPQFCMQPVPIISQPLVISEIPDSTQPRVLYQQQAPVCTVEIAAQPAASSAPTGVAMQLGDQAGVTKCPFCHENIVTRVTYHCGLLTWLLCIGLMWFGCVLGCCFIPFCVRRTKNVNHFCPRCNCHIFRHDRL